From the genome of Biomphalaria glabrata chromosome 1, xgBioGlab47.1, whole genome shotgun sequence, one region includes:
- the LOC106053918 gene encoding proteasome subunit alpha type-4-like, giving the protein MARRYDSRTTIFSPEGRLYQVEYAMEAIGHAGTCLGIMAQDGILLAAEKRNTNKLLDEVSYSEKIYRLYDDMAISVAGITADANVLTNELRLIAQRYILQYQEPIPCEQLVSTLCDIKQAYTQFGGKRPFGVSILYMGWDKHYGFQLYQSDPSGNYGGWKATCIGNNSANAISLLKQEYKDEDNFSLSAALDLSIKVLSKTLDMTKVTADKVEIATLTRKDNKTVMRILPDNEVEVHIKKYEEEEARLEAEKKKEAEKKKAEKSDK; this is encoded by the exons ATG GCTCGAAGATATGACTCACGGACAACTATATTTTCACCTGAAG GTCGGCTTTATCAGGTGGAGTATGCAATGGAAGCCATTGGTCATGCAGGAACCTGTTTAGGTATCATGGCTCAAGATGGTATACTCCTGGCTGCTGagaaaagaaacacaaacaAGCTATTAGATGAAGTTTCCTATTCTGAAAAGATATATCGGCTATATGa tGATATGGCCATAAGTGTTGCTGGTATCACGGCAGATGCTAATGTCTTGACAAATGAACTGAGACTTATTGCTCAAAG GTACATACTTCAGTATCAAGAACCTATCCCTTGTGAACAACTAGTCTCTACATTGTGTGACATTAAACAAGCCTACACACAGTTTGGAG gaaAACGTCCATTTGGTGTGTCTATTCTTTACATGGGCTGGGATAAACATTATGGTTTTCAGCTGTATCAAAGTGACCCAAGTGGCAACTATGGAGGATGGAAAGCAACTTGTATAGGAAATAATAGTGCA AATGCAATCTCTTTACTAAAGCAAGAATACAAAGATGAGGACAACTTTAGTTTGTCTGCTGCTTTAGATTTGTCCATTAAAGTCTTAAGTAAAACTCTAGATATGACCAAAGTTACAGCAGATAAAG TTGAGATAGCCACATTAACAAGAAAAGACAACAAGACTGTGATGCGTATTCTGCCTGACAATGAAGTTGAAGTTCATATAAAGAAATATGAGGAGGAGGAAGCAAGATTGGAagctgaaaaaaagaaagaagcagagaaaaagaaagctg